One window of the Salvelinus fontinalis isolate EN_2023a chromosome 2, ASM2944872v1, whole genome shotgun sequence genome contains the following:
- the LOC129819938 gene encoding smoothelin-like protein 2 — protein MDTSTLVLATGDKVCDKTVCEALGRFEATLAAAVRKVHVDVSAFKRGVERRVDEVCRAQGPLYESLQRLTQENLQLRSQLEVLACLMEGLTGRVVDRSALEETAGRGWIPMTSSQGMGNISQGSPSTTVPSGLSESGSSGLGSDASSSTSASLSSREPMGDISMSNGHKVVDKMEEENVTAVLENGHDKEVKSAGHSLADVTSPKARSDYLYKSEGSSFGNPHLPCTPMTKTDSPTSPKPPAQSPALAQKCPASTPKSPTYPIADVTTPKTALDVLFIPAESLPGQHQEVRSPVSSHAAQQEHPTPVSLAPPYASVSAMSKTSPVVPTAPAPTQSPAAPTRSSAALSQSSAAQSQSPAVPPSPAPAPKTPRQSVFEETKPKASGEFPFKRSERVVHAVKAASPSLTRSMSFTATTEKLLPPRKVPSPGTDRSLDKFGGLESFGGPNKFGILDRLGGLDKFGGGGERKLQRSQTLPRNLGMQGKRSLFESLAYECDRSKAAGSKHKLQRSQSFNSASNIKEMLLEWCRSKTIGYQNIDIHNFSSSWCDGMAFAALVHSFFPLVFDYNTLNPANHKHNFEVAFTTAEEQADCVRLIEVEDMMVMGSRPDPMCIFTYVQSLYNHLKKFE, from the exons ATGGACACTTCTACACTTGTGTTGGCTACCGGGGACAAAGTGTGTGACAAGACGGTGTGCGAGGCACTGGGCCGCTTTGAAGCCACACTGGCGGCGGCGGTGCGCAAGGTGCATGTGGACGTGAGCGCCTTCAAGCGGGGTGTGGAGCGGCGAGTGGACGAGGTGTGCCGGGCACAGGGACCCCTGTACGAGTCTCTCCAGCGGCTGACGCAGGAGAACCTGCAGCTCCGGAGCCAGCTGGAGGTGCTGGCCTGCCTGATGGAGGGTCTGACGGGAAGAGTGGTGGACAGAAGCGCCCTCGAGGAGACGGCCGGTAGGGGATGGATCCCCATGACTTCGTCCCAGGGGATGGGGAACATAAGCCAGGGGAGCCCCTCCACCACGGTCCCCTCTGGACTGTCGGAGTCTGGTTCTTCTGGTCTTGGTTCTGATGCCTCTAGTTCTACATCAGCCTCTCTCTCCAGCAGGGAGCCAATGGGGGATATCAGCATGTCTAAT GGACATAAGGTTGTTGACAAAATGGAAGAGGAAAATGTTACTGCTGTGTTGGAGAATGGACATGACAAAGAAGTGAAGTCTGCTGGTCATTCATTAGCAGATGTCACCTCACCCAAAGCAAGATCGGATTATTTGTATAAATCTG AGGGCTCGTCATTCGGCAATCCTCATCTTCCCTGCACTCCCATGACCAAAACGGACTCCCCCACTAGCCCCAAACCGCCAGCACAATCTCCTGCTTTGGCCCAAAAGTGTCCTGCTTCAACACCAAAGTCTCCTACCTATCCAATAGCAGACGTCACCACTCCCAAAACAGCACTTGATGTTCTGTTTATTCCCG CAGAGAGTTTGCCTGGACAACATCAGGAAGTGAGGTCACCAGTCAGCAGTCATGCAGCTCAGCAAGAGCACCCCACCCCTGTATCTCTGGCCCCGCCCTATGCCTCTGTCAGTGCCATGAGCAAAACTAGCCCCGTGGTACCAACTGCACCAGCCCCAACTCAGTCTCCTGCAGCCCCAACCAGGTCTTCCGCAGCCCTAAGTCAATCTTCTGCCGCCCAATCTCAGTCTCCTGCAGTCCCTCCATCTCCTGCCCCTGCACCCAAAACACCTAGACAATCAGTATTTGAGGAGACCAAACCCAAAGCATCAGGAGAATTTCCTTTCAAACGTAGTGAACGTG TAGTACATGCAGTTAAGGCAGCGAGCCCGAGTCTTACCCGTAGCATGAGCTTCACAGCAACCACAG AAAAACTCCTACCACCCAGAAAAGTGCCTTCCCCTGGCACAGACAG GAGTCTGGACAAGTTTGGCGGTCTGGAAAGTTTTGGCGGTCCGAACAAGTTTGGCATTCTGGACAGGCTTGGTGGTCTGGACAAGTTTGGGGGTGGTGGGGAGCGGAAGCTGCAGAGGTCACAAACGCTGCCTCGCAACCTCGGGATGCAGGGCAAACGGTCTCTGTTTGAGAGTTTGGCCTACGAGTGTGACAG GTCCAAGGCTGCAGGCTCCAAGCACAAACTGCAGCGCTCTCAGAGTTTCAACAGCGCTAGCAACATCAAGGAAATGCTCCTGGAGTGGTGCCGCTCCAAAACCATTGGCTACCAG AACATAGACATCCACAACTTCTCGTCCAGCTGGTGTGATGGGATGGCATTCGCTGCCCTGGTCCACTCCTTTTTCCCCCTGGTGTTTGACTACAACACACTGAACCCTGCCAATCACAAACACAACTTTGAAGTGGCCTTCACCACAgcaga ggAGCAAGCCGACTGTGTGCGTCTCATAGAGGTGGAGGATATGATGGTGATGGGTAGCAGACCAGACCCTATGTGTATTTTCACCTACGTCCAGTCCCTCTACAACCACCTCAAGAAGTTTGAATGA